The Methanocella arvoryzae MRE50 genome includes a region encoding these proteins:
- a CDS encoding right-handed parallel beta-helix repeat-containing protein, with product MCTLLVASLSLTSMNVTAQTITVGPGGQYSSIQTAINNAAAGDVINVNSGTYKENVNINKRITLRGVDTGSGRPVIDGMLNGRDAVSITASGAWIENFVVTRGKSGISVATTGVTIKGNTIRDNSEYGISLYQASGNKILGNSIWYNKIDGIILQRSSDNNLISGNDVSYNAQSSVEYENKNAVKLYQSNGNVISDNTMKQNGGTITRQPGNRVYRLGDGVQLYETRDNVVKNNVMIDDHYAVWIYKSTNCTVTGNVASGEYYNIMVEQSHRNTIADNTVSKGGRGIWLDYASYNTVRGNKVSGGGNSEWSTYLVTLSNAWYNTLEENVISDSSYVYNALWLTNSSYNTLKGNRIANTGGPLMIDSSKNNRLYLNDFLDGVSSGGSGNYWTSPGTMTYQYNGVTYTSTVGNKYKDYSGQDANRNGIGDTSYSKNGVSDAYPLMQTHDRYLPPGSATPTPTPAPTSTPTVTPKPTLAPTPTPTPKPTATPKPTVTPTATPAPTPILTPTPVPVPGTPDYSVDNMRTMASYEGKVKRMEQFNVAPGKSLTQEIYYKNIGAKPDTYAIYVSGIPASWYKVTMYEDSLVQPLDFRYGYVTITPTTRGTYHVNIQVKSTTHPEIQDTVNYELRVK from the coding sequence GTGTGCACGCTTCTCGTCGCATCTCTCAGCCTGACTTCCATGAATGTCACGGCCCAGACGATCACTGTCGGCCCCGGCGGGCAGTATTCCAGCATTCAGACAGCGATCAACAATGCTGCGGCCGGCGACGTCATCAATGTCAACAGCGGCACGTATAAGGAAAACGTGAATATCAACAAACGGATTACGCTCAGGGGCGTGGACACCGGCTCGGGCAGGCCTGTCATCGACGGCATGCTCAACGGCAGGGACGCTGTCAGCATCACGGCCAGCGGTGCCTGGATCGAGAACTTCGTGGTGACCAGGGGCAAGAGCGGCATTAGCGTTGCTACTACTGGTGTAACTATCAAGGGCAACACGATCCGGGATAACTCTGAGTACGGTATATCCCTGTACCAGGCGTCCGGCAACAAGATTCTGGGCAACTCGATCTGGTACAACAAGATAGACGGCATCATTCTCCAGCGCTCCTCCGACAACAACCTCATCTCCGGGAACGACGTGAGCTACAACGCGCAGTCCAGCGTGGAGTATGAGAATAAAAACGCCGTCAAGCTCTACCAGTCGAATGGTAACGTCATCTCCGACAACACCATGAAACAGAATGGCGGCACCATTACTCGTCAGCCCGGCAACCGCGTCTACAGGCTTGGCGACGGGGTGCAGCTGTACGAGACGAGGGACAACGTGGTGAAGAACAACGTCATGATAGACGACCACTACGCGGTCTGGATCTATAAGTCGACCAATTGCACCGTCACCGGCAACGTCGCCTCGGGCGAGTACTACAACATCATGGTTGAGCAGTCCCACCGCAATACCATCGCAGACAACACCGTGTCTAAGGGCGGCAGGGGCATATGGCTGGACTACGCCAGCTATAACACAGTGAGGGGCAACAAAGTCTCCGGCGGGGGCAATTCCGAGTGGTCGACATACCTTGTGACGCTCTCCAACGCGTGGTACAACACCCTCGAGGAGAACGTCATCAGCGACAGCAGCTATGTCTACAACGCCCTCTGGCTCACCAACTCCAGCTATAACACGCTCAAGGGCAACAGAATTGCTAACACTGGCGGCCCACTGATGATCGATTCGTCTAAGAACAACCGGCTCTACCTGAACGACTTCCTCGACGGAGTAAGCTCCGGCGGCTCCGGCAACTACTGGACGTCTCCCGGGACGATGACCTACCAGTACAACGGCGTCACTTACACGAGCACCGTCGGCAACAAGTACAAGGACTACAGTGGCCAGGACGCCAACCGGAATGGCATAGGCGACACGTCCTATTCAAAGAACGGGGTAAGCGACGCATATCCTCTTATGCAGACCCACGACAGGTACCTGCCACCTGGATCGGCGACACCTACGCCCACCCCTGCCCCTACCTCTACTCCCACTGTCACGCCTAAGCCGACTTTAGCGCCTACCCCCACGCCGACACCGAAGCCTACTGCAACTCCGAAGCCTACTGTGACGCCGACTGCCACTCCGGCTCCGACGCCTATCCTCACTCCTACGCCAGTGCCTGTTCCAGGCACTCCCGACTACTCCGTGGATAACATGCGGACTATGGCCAGCTACGAGGGTAAAGTAAAGCGGATGGAACAGTTCAATGTAGCTCCCGGCAAGAGCCTGACACAGGAGATCTACTACAAGAACATCGGGGCGAAACCGGACACGTACGCCATCTACGTTAGCGGTATTCCCGCCTCATGGTACAAGGTGACTATGTACGAGGATTCTCTGGTACAGCCACTGGACTTCCGGTACGGCTATGTGACCATCACGCCGACAACCAGAGGCACATACCACGTGAATATTCAGGTGAAGTCCACCACCCACCCGGAGATCCAGGATACGGTCAACTACGAACTGCGCGTTAAATAA